A portion of the Toxoplasma gondii ME49 chromosome VIIb, whole genome shotgun sequence genome contains these proteins:
- a CDS encoding hypothetical protein (encoded by transcript TGME49_257360), translating to MEFNKVATFLSGTFSWISSSAHLASGATHLSSRIGQLLSRSSGHGLTVPEQRVLLVIERQIDSLVHPLQYCVFWARHRSSAIHSTVHHVQEILLSVCTFIQPFLDGSLLQHSTSEDQSVSRVFTSSRVAPTRHAATGPLSSVGSSVPGVPGGRGHVYEDLLYCSSELGVACTLLNTALNFIHFVERPCPSCLEREAGGYPLVSCQREWDLPFSAGQEDARRRIFSNSAALNNMGASEINRNQADIQMRDSEEGSSFSRSGGDGGGNATETHSRTNPGENPPSLRQPYLDTKDADGLFLHDAGSACERVRDTPCLGRYPGHTEPIGSASFSMVDRRASSSLWPPLLGCVAGVPHPLRQTRFSPAALLRASRKLQEAQCATPRGGDLCMSVGRLYFRVITQTLLPSSLLHSSSSSVGPSFSTASPSGFCPGVPGQDAGASSWTYPAPCIEGKSQYLDGQDGDPTDLERFYVNPMSLNSGRVESSLHPSYSPPTHPGAYPGMVLGNGSWTSPEDTLKRSCHFGSPADETSPYAYPGNTGRLGAEGVRGSGAGSGGHCAPRQWVTGSISDWSLLHPVALLRIVKNTNEGSTFRTGAAGPWTGAGNGARQSHTTERTTSLCVESLHLHEKSSGSTPAGSGRGTGQWGETSFLPAGQPSGAFPHFGGKGPGGAGLGGVTEGGGASALGGRLPCVSVSEPGARGTGELSAEAAFERGPGPWNVLSGFEHAGSTAEGVPARRLDGDNPVGEGSLYGFSVSMGMYQADEDGGHDSDIVYVPDPEQIDEALLGLPALKIGETATPHTMSYPSRHVDSLQNRQENYTIHGTGRRDRIHVVAHGNNDCEHHPIHACMQNKPQCSETQPGRTETGSGWSDGSQGPPSSSLTGAYQERLGDCDTAEGYRRGGDAGVSVPMGLEVQGNGKWEPMTQRPWVQERRFKGGSASGLEETAFPSSLGNSGQVPSAPPCCQTSYHAQPSRSPRTAKAACTPLVSSESTFAESPVADRRRAYAVSGSASEAGFDRVTITAGKLHDERETQFLSLYSRPQESSTRSAQASFLEHARSCVSGSSAITGLTGQERKISSNPYSLLPSHPLPESTSSACWPTDCRYGASNGEHDEPRPLLSCDSVKHQSLELREYGCWRGISGNSHCHTQSTPPSFPPLILSRKMPAFLPPALAAAISCRRLSFPTTVCLGARLTSQSRLGLPIPSALPPLPADHSAANARGGGSNTLGTRKRWGQGRQPSHAVRPFVPSPDMACLVWSWKFPAAHAVPLRATGLLSQLERRLAYLRHHRTVNSCQCCHGKHEPGTCEEHLRSSAQMQEEQETGGCRFAQSPSRGGVPSERGGEAASEGGIKWSGHTAGRNGDEETESFPTEQKREEQRPTGQPATPVDGQRKAFVCGLDETQQDAGERSSIDDEKTIRGEQGKARYRKKKANLSQGLLRKDEYWGNTPDSSSSESRLVTSLEVGGRLPDPLKSSRGDSSGSYFGKKEGTETNCCSQTTNSRASWTSLLHSEVSGRSGEQSTGSDVEGLIPLKAVESATLHVSKVSPVSACGSDTPLGPTKKRGKRRKDRQETGPMLDRMSPPQGGSDNESKHIQSFMKNMDTKIESASSVTLKRSSDVKEEGIPPSGNLDESNDHSGSQETPHPARCVEDTNAWTPQEPGKGKGGSAHTSVSPGTDVTDMFPSSGSVCYGEEVMTIISGSPGEDRTYTAGRNSTAVPVAFVESDDPSVGETAQGREKEQPEGTMRGGGGQGHDSGSNNFSKNGSSSVSLEKCHARHGKGRHEYQSPHTHRRQMHHDPSCPGHERILRATCPNRQREVVFPEEHIRLNVPVLPLPDFNGDTLVQQRFLVHYAFLFDPGALDSDPHSIAHSGTTNTRRHGRDGLGGMRSSEDQLSALEFLYFARLCVIDGGLDANNGGEHRDGDATAGELRNGLLQAGHTEATDELLAELLKNVFLDTS from the exons ATGGAGTTCAACAAAGTCGCCACTTTCTTATCGGGAACCTTTTCATGGATATCTAGCTCTGCGCATCTCGCCTCCG GTGCGACacatctttcttctcgcattGGACAACTTCTCTCCCGAAGCTCTGGCCATG GGCTCACAGTGCCGGAGCAGAGAGTGCTTCTGGTTATTGAGCGACAAATCGATAGTCTGGTTCACCCTCTTCAGTACTGCGTCTTTTGGGCGCGCCATCGATCCTCAGCAATTCACTCTACTGTTCACCACGTTCAGGAAATTTTACTGTCGGTGTGCACCTTCATTCAA CCGTTTCTCGATGGTTCGCTTCTCCAGCATTCAACGAGCGAGGACCAATCCGTATCGCGGGTTTTCACGAGTTCCCGCGTCGCGCCTACTCGCCACGCAGCAACGGGACCGTTGTCAAGCGTCGGATCTTCTGTTCCCGGTGTACCAGGAGGCCGAGGTCATGTGTATGAGGACCTCCTTTACTGCAGCAGTGAACTCGGTGTTGCCTGCACTCTCCTAAATACAGCTCTGAATTTCATTCACTTTGTCGAGAGGCCCTGCCCGTCGTGTCTCGAGCGAGAGGCAGGTGGGTACCCATTAGTGAGCTGTCAGAGAGAATGGGATCTGCCCTTTTCCGCGGGCCAAGAGGATGCTCGGCGGCGCATATTCTCAAACAGTGCCGCATTAAACAACATGGGCGCGAGTGAAATAAACCGGAACCAGGCTGACATCCAGATGCGGGACAGTGAGGAAGGATCTTCATTTTCGCGTTCTGGCGGTGACGGTGGCGGAAATGCGACTGAGACACACTCGAGGACGAACCCAGGAGAGAacccgccttctctccgacAGCCTTATTTAGACacgaaagacgcagacggcCTGTTTCTCCATGATGCAGGTAGCGCCTGTGAACGCGTCAGAGACACGCCCTGCTTGGGGAGGTACCCTGGGCACACAGAGCCCATTGGCTCCGCCAGTTTTTCCATGGTCGACAGGagggcgtcttcttctctttggcCCCCTCTTTTGGGCTGTGTGGCAGGTGTCCCCCATCCCCTGCGacagacgcgtttctcccccGCGGCCCTTTTGCGTGCGAGTCGGAAGTTGCAGGAGGCCCAGTGTGCAACTCCGCGTGGCGGGGACTTGTGCATGAGTGTGGGGCGTCTTTATTTTCGAGTAATTACTCAGACCCTTCTTCcatcctctcttcttcactcctcATCTTCGTCTGTAGGCCCTTCGTTCTCCACCGCGTCCCCCTCAGGTTTTTGTCCCGGTGTACCCGGTCAAGACGCCGGCGCCAGTAGCTGGACATATCCGGCCCCCTGCATTGAAGGAAAGTCCCAGTACCTCGATGGTCAGGACGGGGACCCTACAGATCTCGAGAGGTTCTACGTAAATCCTATGTCTCTGAATTCTGGAAGAGTCGAAAGTTCCTTGCATCCGTCGTACTCGCCGCCCACCCATCCAGGTGCCTATCCAGGTATGGTACTAGGCAACGGCTCCTGGACTAGTCCCGAGGACACCTTGAAAAGGAGTTGCCATTTTGGATCCCCTGCTGACGAAACCTCCCCGTATGCCTACCCTGGAAACACAGGAAGACTAGGAGCGGAGGGGGTCCGGGGGTCCGGGGCAGGTTCTGGAGGCCACTGTGCCCCTCGCCAGTGGGTCACAGGCAGCATCAGCGACTGGAGCCTGCTCCATCCCGTGGCTCTGTTGCGTATTGTGAAGAACACGAATGAGGGAAGTACGTTTCGCACGGGCGCGGCAGGCCCGTGGACGGGTGCAGGTAATGGTGCTCGGCAATCTCACACCACCGAGAGGACCACGTCCTTGTGTGTGGAATCTCTGCATCTTCACGAAAAGAGTTCGGGGTCCACTCCCGCGGGCTCAGGAAGAGGGACAGGTCAATGGGGCGAGACATCATTTCTGCCGGCTGGACAGCCTTCGGGTGCCTTTCCACACTTTGGTGGCAAGGGGCCTGGCGGTGCAGGCCTAGGAGGCGTGACGGAGGGGGGCGGAGCCTCAGCTCTTGGAGGTCGGCTACCATGTGTCAGTGTCTCGGAGCCGGGAGCCAGAGGCACCGGGGAGCTGTCCGCAGAGGCCGCTTTTGAGCGTGGACCAGGCCCTTGGAACGTCCTTTCTGGATTCGAGCATGCAGGGTCGACGGCAGAGGGAGTACCAGCGCGACGGTTAGATGGGGACAACCCTGTAGGGGAAGGGTCTCTGTACGGATTTAGCGTATCTATGGGGATGTATCAAGCGGATGAGGACGGCGGTCATGACTCCGATATCGTCTATGTTCCCGATCCAGAGCAAATCGACGAGGCTCTACTGGGTTTGCCAGCATTGAAAATAGGGGAGACAGCCACACCCCACACAATGTCGTATCCCTCTCGCCATGTAGACTCATTACAGAATCGCCAAGAAAACTATACCATTCATGGgacagggaggagagaccgGATTCACGTTGTTGCACATGGAAATAACGACTGCGAACATCACCCTATTCatgcctgcatgcaaaatAAACCACAGTGTTCAGAAACACAACCTggaaggacagagacagggtCTGGATGGTCTGATGGCTCCCAGGggcctccctcctcttcactGACGGGGGCTTACCAGGAGCGTTTGGGAGATTGCGACACGGCGGAAGGGTACCGAAGAGGAGGGGATGCCGGGGTCTCTGTTCCTATGGGCCTAGAAGTTCAAGGCAACGGCAAGTGGGAACCAATGACTCAGCGACCTTGGGTTCAAGAACGCCGATTCAAGGGGGGTAGTGCCTCGGGGCTGGAGGAAACAGCCTTTCCGTCATCGCTTGGTAACTCTGGTCAGGTTCCTTCAGCCCCACCATGCTGTCAGACAAGCTACCATGCGCAGCCTTCTCGTTCACCAAGAACCGCAAAAGCAGCGTGTACGCCACTTGTTTCTTCTGAGTCTACATTCGCGGAGTCACCGGTCGCGGACCGACGCCGTGCTTATGCTGTTTCTGGCTCCGCGTCCGAAGCCGGTTTTGATAGGGTAACCATCACTGCCGGAAAGTTGCACgatgaaagagaaacacagtttctctccttgtATTCGCGTCCGCAAGAATCCTCCACGAGAAGTGCGCAAGCGAGTTTTCTTGAACACGCAAGGAGCTGTGTTTCGGGCTCCTCTGCCATCACAGGATTGACTGGTCAAGAACGCAAGATCTCATCAAACCCGTActcgcttctgccttctcatCCTCTACCGGAGTCTACCTCTTCAGCTTGCTGGCCAACTGATTGCCGGTACGGTGCTTCCAACGGGGAGCATGACGAGCCACGCCCCCTCTTGAGCTGTGATAGCGTGAAACACCAGTCGCTTGAACTGCGTGAGTATGGGTGTTGGCGAGGTATCTCTGGCAACAGTCATTGCCACACTCAGTCCACCCCACCTTCATTTCCTCCTCTCATCCTTTCTCGCAAAATGCCGGCCTTCCTCCCCCCCGCGCTGGCGGCAGCAATATCCTGTCGTCGCCTCAGTTTCCCAACGACCGTGTGTCTTGGAGCGCGTCTGACCTCTCAGTCCCGACTGGGCCTCCCCATTCCatctgctcttcctcccctACCTGCAGATCATTCAGCGGCAAATGCACGTGGTGGTGGTAGCAACACCCTTGGAACAAGGAAGCGCTGGGGTCAGGGCCGACAACCTTCTCACGCGGTTAGACCCTTCGTTCCATCCCCGGATATGGCTTGCTTGGTGTGGTCCTGGAAATTCCCTGCAGCTCACGCTGTGCCTTTACGGGCCACAGGGCTCCTCTCTCAGCTCGAGCGGCGTCTGGCCTACCTCAGGCATCACCGCACGGTCAACAGTTGTCAATGTTGTCACGGTAAACACGAGCCCGGAACGTGTGAAGAACATCTCCGGAGCTCTGCACAGATGCaggaagagcaggagacaggcggcTGTCGGTTTGCTCAGTCGCCAAGCAGAGGTGGAGTTCCATCGGAACGGGGAGGGGAAGCAGCGTCAGAGGGCGGGATAAAGTGGAGTGGCCATACGgcaggaagaaacggagacgaagagacagaaagttTTCCCACCGAGCAAAAACGGGAAGAACAACGCCCAACAGGACAGCCTGCGACACCCGTCGACGGACAACGGAAGGCGTTTGTTTGTGGCCTCGATGAAACGCAgcaagacgcaggcgagcGGAGTAGCATTGATGACGAAAAGACGATACGAGGGGAACAGGGAAAAGCGAGATAtaggaagaaaaaagcgaatCTGTCACAGGGATTACTGCGGAAAGACGAGTATTGGGGAAACACGCCTGACTCCTCGAGCAGTGAGAGTCGTCTCGTGACATCTTTGGAAGTGGGGGGCCGTTTGCCGGATCCACTCAAATCATCGAGGGGGGACAGTAGTGGCAGCTATTttgggaagaaagaagggacaGAAACCAACTGTTGTTCGCAGACAACTAATTCACGTGCATCGTGGACGTCATTACTACACAGTGAGGTCTCAGGACGTAGTGGAGAGCAAAGCACTGGAAGCGATGTCGAGGGCTTGATTCCTCTGAAAGCAGTGGAATCTGCAACACTTCATGTTTCTAAGGTTTCTCCAGTCTCCGCTTGTGGATCCGATACCCCCTTAGGGCcgacaaaaaagagaggaaagagaaggaaggatcGACAAGAGACGGGGCCGATGCTTGACAGAATGTCCCCGCCTCAGGGGGGCAGCGATAACGAGTCAAAACATATCCAGTCTTTTATGAAAAACATGGACACAAAAATAGAGAGTGCCAGCAGCGTTACGCTTAAACGTTCGTCGGatgtgaaggaagaaggaattCCACCCTCAGGAAACCTGGACGAATCCAACGATCATTCAGGAAGCCAGGAAACGCCACACCCAGCACGATGTGTCGAAGATACAAATGCATGGACACCCCAGGAGCCGGGAAAAGGGAAAGGGGGCTCTGCTCATACTTCGGTTTCTCCAGGAACCGACGTCACAGACATGTTTCCCTCTTCAGGGAGCGTGTGTTACGGAGAAGAAGTTATGACAATCATTTCGGGCTCCCCCGGTGAAGACAGGACGTACACAGCAGGCAGAAACTCTACAGCAGTTCCCGTAGCCTTCGTTGAATCGGATGATCCTTCTGTCGGTGAAACGGCACAGGgtagagagaaggaacaaccCGAAGGAACGATGAGAGGGGGAGGCGGACAGGGGCATGATTCTGGTTCAAATAATTTCTCCAAAAACGGCTCGTCCTCCGTCAGTCTCGAAAAGTGCCACGCAAGACACGGCAAGGGTCGACACGAATACCAAtccccacacacacaccggCGTCAAATGCACCACGACCCGTCGTGTCCCGGCCATGAACGAATTTTAAGAGCTACATGCCCAAATAGGCAGCGAGAAGTAGTCTTTCCAGAAGAGCACATTCGTCTTAACGTACCGGTGCTTCCCCTACCCGATTTCAACGGTGACACCCTCGTCCAACAAAGATTCCTTGTTCACTACGCCTTTCTCTTTGATCCAGGGGCACTGGACTCTGATCCACACTCGATCG CTCATTCAGGGACGACCAACACAAGGCGCCATGGTCGCGATGGCTTGGGGGGAATGCGCAGCAGCGAGGATCAACTTTCGGCGTTAGAGTTCCTTTATTTTGCTCGTTTGTGTGTCATCGACGGAGGTCTAGACGCAAACAATGGTGGAGAACATAGAGACGGGGATGCGACAGCCGGCGAACTGAGAAATGGCCTCCTTCAAGCCGGACACACAGAAGCCACAGACGAACTCCTCGCTGAACTCCTCAAGAATGTATTTCTCGACACAAGCTAA
- a CDS encoding eukaryotic translation initiation factor, putative (encoded by transcript TGME49_257350): MMSHQPPTQTYSAGERGPQHGSGASRGSHSRDLDWDSLGGKRRVTGAPPGNACASAVPLSPAPEVAREEPAPSPPIMYHHVASQGVGTNGGVYAPVYANTYYAPGAGLVGGAYPGYPQGSAPNYQQNKFYNSVKNGAFGPSAGSGGGGGGGGGGAGLVGHAPPPPGGGPGASAASPQHHAERKNFQRRNEGRHEGRSRGRDNANAVFFPPPVDGNCARQGGRRQEGGAFRAGGSRNGARRERGERSREQGGTNGSSGDEGGREENGNGGCSPLEARVVSAPEEERDGRLQAADTPVAAEKREEKREERREERREEKKEEKREEMRTRSARVEPKKERDDGWDDDGFGGGVSMVDINEIRTKHAQLASKTPPLATATQGGAHSRAASAASLPALEPSLSQPFGKKEEKKEEKKEEKKEEKKEEKKEEKREEKREDRAQFAGLPAMPQSMSPQSQEGDAAKKEEKKEEEKKEGSGVSTLKVGGGAWRPRSQRQFTREEELDRTVKALLNKLTIEKFDTITEKLARTVEGLKEHKELQLVVNVVMEKAVTEPDWSEMYADLCQVLQWRSVPTEGTDIENFRKTPFMKALLTKIQAEYEAMPRSLESRLRSLPSGELDPEAIEEMQQLKRTKNRILGVVKLIGELFQRKILGFPIVRDVVVDLVIKNEEPDEHFIECFVQLIATTGYYIDQNPKVKAVLDSWFGRLTELQKKPCYSKRLKCIIQDTLDMRKAEWRKKIHKERAKALSDLREQLETEEVLGGSVHAAQYGNIVVVGQRSNLNGAYAGYLKEQQETFDRKVAKLRPPAGAPPVGPGASSGANPVRR, encoded by the exons ATGATGAGTCACCAGCCGCCCACTCAGACTTACAGCGCAGGGGAGCGAGGGCCTCAGCACGGCTCTGGCGCCTCAAGAGGTTCGCATTCTCGAGACCTCGACTGGGATTCTTTGGGAGGCAAGCGGCGCGTCACAG GCGCCCCGCCCGGGAACGCGTGTGCCTCGGCAGTTCCGTTGAGTCCGGCTCCAGAGGTCGCGCGCGAAGAGCCTGCGCCGTCTCCTCCGATCATGTACCATCATGTGGCTTCTCAAGGCGTCGGGACGAACGGCGGGGTGTACGCGCCCGTGTACGCGAACACCTACTACGCCCCCGGCGCAGGCCTCGTCGGCGGCGCGTACCCAGGCTACCCCCAAGGCTCCGCGCCCAACTACCAGCAAAACAAATTCTACAACTCGGTGAAGAACGGCGCCTTCGGGCCGAGCGCCGGCagcggaggcggaggcgggggaggaggaggaggcgcaggtCTCGTGGGCCATGCCCCGCCGCCGCCAGGCGGAGGTCCCGGAGCCTCGGCCGCGAGCCCCCAGCACCATGCGGAGCGCAAGAACTTCCAGCGACGCAACGAAGGACGCCACGAAGGACGAAGCCGCGGGCGCGACAACGCGAACGCGGTCTTTTTCCCTCCGCCAGTGGACGGAAACTGTGCGCGCCAGGGGGGGCGGCGACAGGAGGGTGGAGCTTTTCGAGCGGGAGGAAGTCGGAACGGCGCGCGGCGCGAGCGGGGAGAGCGAAGCCGCGAGCAGGGGGGGACGAACGGATCGtctggagacgaaggcggacGCGAAGAGAATGGGAATGGAGGGTGTTCGCCGCTCGAGGCCCGCGTCGTGAGTGCTccggaggaagaacgagacggaCGCCTGCAGGCTGCAGACACGCCTGTGGCggctgagaagagagaagagaagagagaagaaaggagagaagaaagacgagaagaaaagaaagaagaaaaaagagaagagatgcGGACGCGCTCGGCGCGCGTAGAGCCGAAGAAGGAGCGCGACGACGGATGGGATGATGATGGTTTTGGAGGCGGTGTGTCGATGGTGGACATCAACGAAATTCGAACGAAACATGCACAACTTGCCAGCAAAACTCCCCCGCTGGCGACAGCCACTCAGGGCGGCGCGCATTCCCGCGCTGCCTCCGCTGCCTCACTCCCGGCCCTCGAGCCGAGCCTCAGTCAACCGTtcggaaagaaggaagagaagaaagaagagaagaaagaagagaagaaagaagagaagaaagaagagaagaaagaggaaaagagggaggaaaagagggagGACCGGGCACAGTTTGCCGGCCTGCCTGCGATGCCTCAGAGCATGTCGCCGCAGAGCCAGGAAGGTGAcgccgcgaagaaggaggagaagaaggaggaagagaagaaggagggctccggtgtctcgacacTCAAGGTGGGGGGCGGGGCGTGGCGGCCGCGGAGCCAGCGCCAGTttacgcgagaagaagagctggaCCGCACAGTGAAGGCACTGCTGAATAAATTGACAATCGAGAAATTCGACACCATCACCGAGAAGCTCGCTCGGACTGTCGAGGGATTGAAGGAACACAAAGAGCTGCAACTTGTCGTGAACGTCGTCATGGAGAAGGCGGTGACGGAACCAGACTGGTCAGAGATGTACGCCGACCTCTGCCAG gTCCTGCAGTGGCGCAGCGTTCCGACAGAAGGAACAGACATTGAGAACTTTCGCAAGACGCCCTTTATGAAGGCTCTGCTCACGAAAATCCAGGCAGAGTACGAGGCCATGCCCAG GAGTCTCGAGTCTCGGCTGCGGAGCCTCCCGTCCGGCGAACTGGATCCAGAGGCCATCGAGGAGATGcagcagctgaagaggacgaagaatcGAATTCTGGGTGTCGTGAAGTTGATTGGTGAACTGTTTCAGAGAAAGATTCTAGGCTTTCCGATTGTTCGAGACGTCGTCGTCGACCTCGTTATAAAAAACGAGGAACCTGACGAGCACTTCATCGAATGCTTCGTGCAACTCATCGCCACCACTG gtTATTACATCGACCAAAATCCGAAGGTGAAGGCTGTCCTGGACTCGTGGTTCGGGCGGCTGACGGAGCTACAGAAGAAGCCTTGCTACTCGAAACGTCTCAAGTGCATTATTCAG GACACTCTGGACATGCGCAAAGcagagtggagaaagaaaattcacaaggagagagcgaaggcacTCAGCGACCTTCGCGAGCAG CTGGAAACTGAGGAGGTGTTGGGAGGCTCGGTACATGCCGCGCAGTACGGCAACATCGTCGTTGTGGGCCAGCGCTCGAACCTG AATGGAGCGTACGCGGGATATCTGAAAGAGCAGCAAGAGACCTTCGATAGGAAAGTCGCGAAACTCCGACCACCCGCAGGAGCTCCCCCCGTAGGCCCGGGCGCGTCTTCCGGGGCGAACCCAGTGAGGCGATGA
- a CDS encoding Ras family protein (encoded by transcript TGME49_257340): MADSSKDLDHYDYLFKFIIIGDAGAGKSCLLHQFIENKFKKGCSHTIGVEFGSKLINIAGKRIKLQIWDTAGQERYRSVTRSYYRGAAGALLVYDISNRDSYNHLMNWLADARSLARADISIIAVGNKVDLKEKRAVSFLEASRFAQENDILFLETSAFTGEGVEDVFVKVARLILNKIEDGLIDPNTMISGIHATRSSLGSPGPKPPPSSCSC; encoded by the exons ATGGCGGACTCCAGCAAG GACCTGGACCACTACGATTATCTCTTCAAGTTCATCATCATCGGAGACGCGGGCGCAGGAAAGTCTTGCCTGCTGCACCAGTTCATCGAAAACAAGT ttAAGAAAGGATGCAGCCACACAATCGGAGTCGAGTTTGGAAGTAAACTCATAAATATAGCGGGGAAGAGAATCAAGCTACAAATCTGGGATACTGCTGGACAAGAGCGTTACCGCTCTGTTACGCGGAGCTACTACAGAGGTGCCGCGGGCGCTCTCCTCGTCTACGATATCAgcaa ccGAGATTCCTACAACCACTTGATGAACTGGCTTGCCGACGCGCGGTCTCTCGCACGCGCAGACATCTCCATCATTGCAGTCG GCAACAAGGTTGAtctgaaggagaagcgagcagtctccttcctcgaggCTTCGCGTTTTGCTCAAGAAAATG ACATACTGTTTCTGGAGACCAGCGCCTTCACTGGCGAAGGAGTCGAAGATGTTTTCGTCAAAGTTGCGCGTCTCATCCTCAACAAGATCGAGGACG gctTGATCGACCCCAACACGATGATTTCTGGGATCCACGCGACGCGCTCGAGTCTCGGCAGTC cGGGTCCGAAGCCGCCGCCATCGAGTTGCTCGTgctga